The genomic stretch GCACACGGGAGCATCGCATCAGCCGGTGCTGTAAGCAGGTTTGCCAGTGGTTGTATTCACTGCCACCTACACCAGGAACGATAAGCGTATGAATCATGTCGATGCTCCTATATCAATCAGCTTGGAAAATTATTTCGCGCTGTTGGCTTTAACGATCTGGTCAAATACACCACCATTTTCAAAGTGAGCCTTTTGTACTTTGTTCCAGCCGCCAAATTCCTGATCAACCGTCACCAGTTTTAATGGCTTAAATACTTGGCTGTATTTGGCCAGTACTTTGGCATTACGTGGACGATAATAATGTTTACCTGCCAGGTCTTGACCCAATGGCGAATACAGGAAGTTCAAATAACCTTGAGCCAAGTACTGGTTGCCTTTTTTCTTGGCATTTTTTTCTACAATCGCCACCGGTGGCTCAGCCAGAATCGACAGAGAAGGGGTAATAATTTCAAACTTGCCCGGCTGTTCGCGAAGGGCTAAATGCGCTTCGTTTTCCCATGCGAGTAAAACATCCCCAATGCCACGTTCAGCAAAGGTCGTGGTTGAACCACGTGCCCCGGAATCCAGAACTTTGGTATTTTTATAAATTTTACGAACAAATTCTTGCGCAGTCTTATCGTTGCCGCCCGCCTGATGTTTGGCCCAAGCCCAAGCCGCCAGATAATTCCAGCGTGCACCGCCTGAAGTTTTCGGGTTTGGGGTAATGATTGCTACGCCCGGTTTGACCAGATCACCCCAGTCCTTAATCTCTTTCGGATTGCCTTTACGCACCAGGAACACGATGGTTGAAGTATAAGGCGTCGAGTTTTGCGGCAATTTCTTTTGCCAGTCCGCAGGTAACAGTTTAGCTTTTTCTGCCAGCACATCAATATCGGCAGCCAATGCTAACGTTACGATATCTGCATCCAGACCATCAATCACGGCACGTGCCTGTTTGCCTGAACCGCCATGCGATTGCTTGAAATTGATTTTTTGACCGGTACGGCTTTCCCAATATTTGCCAAAATTCTTATTTACATCTTCATACAGTTCACGGGTCGGATCATAGGATACATTGAGAAAATCACGTGCTGCTGCACCAAATGAGGTTGCCGAGATAACAGCTGCTAAAACCCCAAGTTTTAATGTGTTTGAAATGCTCATCTGGACTGAATCTCTGATATGTTCTGTAACATAAGCGCAGAATAAACTTATTCTTTATGCATAAAAAATAATTAAAAATGAATTTTATATGAAAAAAAGAGATAAATAAGCTCTTAAGTGTTTGAAATAAGAATGGCCTTATGAACAAAGGCCATAATGAACTGCATTTAAAGTATTATTTTGCGTGATTGGCTTTGACAATCTGATCAAACACACCGCCATTGTCAAAATGCTGTTTCTGCACCTTGCTCCAGCCGCCAAACTCCTTATCAATGGTCACCAGTTTTAAGGATTTAAATACACTGCTGTACTGCTTCAAGACATTCGCATTACGTGGACGGTAAAAGTTTTTCGCAGCCACAGTTTGCCCAGCAGGTGAATACAGATAATTCAGATAGGCTTTGGCCAGATGTTCATTACCATCTTTCTTGGCATTCTTTTCTACAATCGCCACCGGTGGTTCAGCCAGAATAGACAGAGAAGGGGTAATGATTTCAAATTTTCCCGGCTGTTCGCGGACAGCTAAATGCGCTTCATTTTCCCAAGCGAGTAATACATCCCCAATGCCGCGCTCAGCAAAAGTGGTGGTGGCACCACGCGCACCAGAATCCAGTACTTTGGTTTGTTTGTAGATTTGACGGACAAAGTCTTGTGCTTTGGCATCATTGCCACCTTTTTGATGTTTGGCCCACGCCCAGGCAGCTAAATAATTCCAGCGCGCCCCACCTGAGGTTTTCGGGTTTGGAGTAATAATGTCTACGCCCGGTTTAACCAGATCGCCCCAATCCTTGATTCCTTTTGGATTGCCTTTACGTACAAGAAAAACGATGGTTGAAGTATAGGGTGTCGAATTCTGCGGGAATTTCTTTTGCCAGTCTTTAGGCAGCAAACCACGTTCTGCAATTTCATCAATATCTGCTGCCAGTGCCAGTGTTACAACATCGGCATCCAGTCCGTCAATCACGGCACGTGCCTGTTTGCCTGAACCGCCATGTGACTGTTTATAGTTAATATCCTGACCGGTGGTTTTTTTCCAGTATGCGCTGAATTCCTTATTGAAATTGTCATATAATTCACGAGTCGGGTCATATGAAACGTTTAGGAAATCTTTTGCAGAGACACTAAAAGCGCTTGCTGATACCAGTGCTGTCAATACCCCAATTTTTAATTTACGAATGCTCATTTTTTCCTCAAGTTTTTTAGCTTTTGTTAGATGAGGCAAGAATAGCTTGAGTTTTTTTGCATAAAAAATTATTAAAAAAGAATTGGATGTGAGTAAAAGAGATATATAGGTGAAGCCTGAATCTGACTGCTCAATTTTTCATTTTAGAGGCTGCAAAATATGCTGTATTTAAAAAATGCCCAACATGTCAGCCAAATAGATGTGCTGGATCGTGGCTTTCATTATGGTGATGGCTGTTTTACCACGGCCCGGATTCGGCATAATCGGATTGAATTATATGAGCGTCATCTGGCACGTTTGCAAATCAGCAATCAGAAATTAAGCCTGAATGCCAATCTTGATCTGATTGCAGAAAGTTTACAGCTTTTAAGGGAGTCAGAACGTGAGCTGAATGGAACATTAAAAATCGTGCTCAGTCGTGGAGTAGGTCAGCGCGGTTATAGCTTGCCGGATCATCCTGCAGATCTCTGGTTTTTTTATTATCCTCAAAGCGTACAGGATTTTAAGTTTGAGCAGATTCAAAGTGGCATCTTACAGCAGGCATTAGGATTGACGATGCCGAGTCTGGTCGGGCTAAAAACCTTGAACCGTCTAGAGCAGGTTTTGCTGAAACAGGAAGCAGATCAAAGCGGCTGGCCTGAGGCCCTGGTGACAGATGTACAGGGCGGTGTTGTCGAAGGGGTAAGCAGTAATTGTTTCATTCGTATAAACAATACATGGATTACGCCGGAACTTCGTTATAATGGCGTCTTCGGTGTCATGCGTGCAGAAATTCTACAACGTATGCAAGATCAGGGAATTAGCTGTCAGCAACGCTGTATCGATATGGATGAAATCAACCATATTCAAAGCCTGTTTTTCTGCAATGCACTCAGCCCGATGAAAATTGTCACGCAATTTGAGCAGCGAACCTTGGATGGCGATGCTTGTATTGAAATTTTTAACCGTCTTCGATTGAACCAGATGTCTTAATATGTCAGCTTCCAAACCTAAAGCCAAAAAGAAAAATAAAGCGAGATTCTCCTCATCTTTCAAAGGAATTGCCTTGGTCCTGATGGGGATTGCTTTGATCTTGGCGTTGATCCTGAAAAGCAGTTTGTGGAAGGAGTATCCTGTCGAAGGAAAAAAACAGCTGCTCGCGATCGAATCTGGTCAAACCTATTCCGGTTTTATTGATCGTCTGGCCACAGAAGATCAGGTGAGTTTCCCGATCATTCTCAAGCTGTATCAGCGCATCATGATTCATGACACCATGAAAGCGGGCGTGTATGAAGTGCGCCAGGGCATGAGCATCCGTCAGGTCTTGGAGATGATTTCCGATGCAGACAATGCCCAGATGAGCCGGATTCTGGTGATTGAAGGAACGACTTTTAAGCAACTGATTGATGCCCTGAAGAAAAATGATCTGGTCACCAAAGAAGTGCTGCATCTGCCTACTGAGCAATTACTCAAAGAACTGAATATTCCGTTTTCACATCCTGAAGGGCTGTTTGCACCGGATACTTATTTCTTTGCCAAAGGTGAAACTGACCGTAAAATTCTGACCAATCTTTATCAGCGACAGATGAAAGCACTGGATGAGGCGTGGGCGAAACGTGCAACTGATCTGCCATATCAGAATAAATATGACGCGCTGATTATGGCATCGATTATTGAAAAAGAGACCAGTGTAGATCGTGAATTGGAACAGGTTTCTGGGGTATTTGTACGCCGTTTAAAAATTGGCATGCGTTTACAGACCGATCCAACAGTGATTTACGGAATGGGCGATAATTATAATGGCAATATTACCCGTAAAGATTTACGCACACCGACGCCGTATAACACCTATACTATTTCAGGTTTGCCGCCAACGCCAATTGCGTTGCCAAGCAAGAAAGCCATTGAAGCAGCCATGCATCCGGATAATTCTGACAACCTGTATTTTGTCGCTACCGGTAATGGTGGACATAAGTTCACGAGCAATCTTAATGACCACAATAAAGCCGTACAGGAATATCTGACGATTTTACGCTCGAAAAATAGGGAATGAGTATGTTTATTAGCTTTGAAGGCACAGAAGGTGTAGGTAAAACCACGCTCATTCGTTCGATCTATGAAGATTTTATCGCCCAGGGCAAAGATGTTATTTTGACTCGTGAACCCGGTGGAACCCCGATGGCTGAGCAGATTCGCTCGCTGTTGCTGGCTGTGAACCATGAAGAAGCCATGGCGCATGATACCGAGCTGTTATTGATGTATGCAGCGCGTGCCCAGCATCTGGCACAAGTGATTCTGCCTGCATTAGCAGCCGGGAAAATTGTCCTGTGTGACCGTTTTAGCGATGCCAGCTTTGCCTATCAATGTGCAGGTCGGGGTCTGAGCGAAACCAAGTTGCAGTTACTGAATGACCACTTTGTCGCACGCATGCCGGACATCACGTTCTGGTTAGAAGCGCCTATTGAATTGGGGATGAACCGAGCACGTGAACGTGGTGCGCTGGATCGCTTTGAACAGGAAAAAGTCACTTTCTTTGAGAAAGTGAGAGCGGGATATGAAACTTTATGGCAACGTCATCCTGAACGGATCAAACGTCTGGATGCAACTCAAACGCCTGAGCAGGTATTTGAGCAGGCCTTAAGTTATTTAAAATAAGCTTGGAATTAAAATACTTTTTATTTAATTTTTCTCTAGGTTTATCTATGAAGAATCTTCTATATTAAGGCTGATATAGAAGATTTTTTTAATAAGATGAAAACGACCAAAACTGAGATAGAACAATTTTTACAAAAAGAATTTCCGCAAAGTCTGGAGAAGTGCCGGATTGAAGCCGTTTCTCCGCGTGGAGCCACTCTGGTTTATCAGGTGAGATCAGAAGAATTGCGCCCAGGCGGCACAGTTTCTGGCCCAACCATGATGACCTTGGCGGATTTTGCTCTTTATGTCGCCATTCTGGGTGAAATTGGATTGGTCGGTTTGGCCGTGACCACTAACTTGAATATCAATTTTTTACGTAAACCTTCTGGTGGAACGGATATATGGGGAGAATGTAAGCTGATCAAGGTCGGCAAGGCACTGATCGTGGGAGAAGTCTGGATTTATTCGATAGATCATGAAGAACCTGTGGCGCATGTGACCGGAACATATTCAATTCCACCACAACGTTAAATATTTGAAATTAGAAGACTGGCTATAAATAGCCTAAGCTGACTTTGAGCAAATAAAAATCTAAAAAGAAAAGGAGATATCATCCAAGGATGTTATCTCCATCTACTTTTAACAATTCACCAAAGGTGTTTCCACTTCAAAATTTGGTGGGACGAGGACTGTTTTGCGTAGTTCTGGTAGCAGCTCTGGATAATCCAGGGTGAAATGCAGACCGCGAGATTCTTTGCGGTGCATGGCACAGCGTACAATCATGTCGGACACCAGCACCAGATTACGTAACTCAATCAGATTTTTGCTGACCTGGTAATCCTGATAATACTCGGTAATTTCTTTTTTCAGCATTTCAATACGATGTAGCGCACGTTCCAGGCGTTTGGTCGTGCGTACGATTCCGACATAGTTCCACATGGTCTGACGTAGCTCATCCCAGTTTTGCAGAATTACGACATCCTCATCGGGGTTGGTCACCTGAGAATCATCCCAAACTGGGACTACAGGAGCTGGCTGATCGGTCTTAAAATTTTCCTGAATGTGCTTGGCCGCACTCATTCCATAGACAAAACATTCTAAAAGTGAGTTACTGGCCATACGGTTAGCACCATGCAGGCCAGTATAAGAGGTTTCCCCAATTGCATAGAGTCCAGCAATATCAGTCTGACTGTTTTCATCGACCACAACACCACCGCAAGTATAATGGGCTGCCGGAACAACTGGAATCATGTCTTTGGTAATATCGATCCCTAGTTCAAGCAGACGGGCATACAGGGTAGGGAAATGCTCTTTGACAAAGCTTTCATCTTTATGGGTAATGTCCAGCCAGACATGACGTATACCGAGACGCTTGATTTCATAGTCGATAGCACGTGCCACAATATCACGCGGTGCGAGTTCGGCTCGTTCATCAAAACGCAGCATAAAGCGTTCACCATCGGGCAGACGCAGATAAGCGCCTTCACCACGCATTGCTTCAGTGATCAGGAAAGAACGTGCTTGCGGATGATACAGGCAGGTCGGATGAAACTGGTTAAATTCCATATTGGCGACCCGGCAGCCGGCACGATAGGCCATGGCAATACCATCACCGGTGGCAATATCCGGATTTGAGGTGTAAAGATAAGCTTTCATAGCACCGCCACAGGCAAGGGCGGTAAATGGCGCTAAAAAGGTATGCACTTTCTCAGTGTTTTCATCCAGCACATATAAACCCAGCGCACGATTATCGCCGTCTAAACCGAGCTTTTGTGAACAGATCAGGTCAATCGCAATATAATTTTCAAAGATTTTAATATTCTGTTTTTCTTGGGCGCGTTGTACCAAGGTGGTGGAAATGGCACGACCCGTGGCATCGGCCGCATGAATAATTCGGCGCTGTGAATGGCCACCTTCACGGGTGAGATGTAATTGTTCCTGTTCATCGAGGGTAAATTGAACGCCATGTTTCAGCAGGAAATCAACCGAGGGTTTGCCACCTTCTACCGTTTGTTTAACCGCACCCATTTCACATAGCTGTGCGCCTGCAATCATGGTGTCATCAATATGCTGTTCAATCGAATCCATTTCATCCAGTACTGCAGCCACGCCGCCTTGCGCATAAAAAGTGCTGGCATCTGTCAGGGTAGATTTCGCCAAGACTGCAATATTAAAATGATCTGGGAGCGATAAGGCTAAACTTAAACCGGCACCGCCACTGCCCACAATAATGACGTCAAATTGATGGGTAAGGGATAAATTAGACATGTCCATCAGCTAATTTTAAAAAAAGTTTGGTAATAACAGCGCTTTTTTGTACAAAAGGCAAGCGTTGAAGTGCTCATTTATTGATGAAAAAAATTAATCAAAGTCTTAACTTAGGGTTTTGATAATGAGATATTGTCCAGAGCGACGTTTTGAAACATATTATTACTTAAACTTTACAGTGTTTGTGATAAAACCTATTTACATAAATTTATCAACAATTTGAGTGAATAATTTATATGAAAATTCTAGACTTAAAAAAAGGATTATTTGCAGCGACCCTCACCATGAGTGCTGCACAGTTGCAGGCGGTTACGCCGGTTGATTTTTCAAATCTGGTGGAGCAGGTCAGTCCTGCTGTAGTCAGTGTCAATGTCGTTAAAAAAATGAGCGAAGAAGAGCTCTTACAACAACAAGTTCCAGAAATTCTGCGCCGCTTTTTTGGCAATCAGGTGATTATTCCGCAGCAGCGTATGCCACAGGAAAAGACGGGCTATGGCAGTGCATTCTTTATCAGCAAGGATGGTTATCTGCTAACCAATCATCATGTGGTTGAGGAAGCTTCCAAAGTTACAATTACCCTGAATGACCGTCGTGAAATTGATGCCACTGTTGTCGGTAGTGATGCACGAACTGACGTAGCTTTGCTGAAGGTAAATGGTTCGAATTTCCCAGAATTACGGACAGGAGATGTCGGACGCTTACGTGTTGGTGAGCCTGTACTCGCCATTGGTTCGCCATTTGGCTTTGATTATTCCGCTTCTGCTGGAATTGTTAGTGCCAAAATGCGCAACATGATGGGTGAAACTGCAGTACCTTTTATCCAGACCGATGTAGCTCTCAACCCAGGTAATTCCGGTGGCCCTCTGTTTAACCAGCGTGGTGAAGTGGTCGGTGTTAACTCACGGATCTTTAGTGGAACCGGGGGGTATATGGGTTTGTCCTTCTCGATCCCGATTGATGTGGCGATGGAAGTTGCGGATCAATTGAAGAAGAACGGCAAAGTGACGCGTTCATATCTGGGGGTGAGTTTGCAGGATATCGACCGTAACCTGGCTGAATCTTATAATCTGCCTAAGCCTGAAGGTTCCCTGGTGACTCAGGTTGCGCCAAACTCACCGGCTGCACGTGCAGGTCTGCGTGCTAGTGATGTCATCTTAAAATACAACGGTACCCCAATCTCACGTACCAGTGAATTGTTGAACTATCTGAACCGTACTGCACCTCAGCAACAGGTACAACTTGAAATCTTGCGTGATGATAAACGTCGTAGTATTGCAGCGACTTTAAGTGCGGCACCAGATGATACCCCGGCAAAAGCAGGCACACAGGCTCAACCAAGTAAAGGACCAGTGATCGGGGTTTCAATTCGTGACTTAAGTCCAGCAGAGCTGGCGCGGTTAGAAATTAAAGGCGGTGTGGTGATTCAGGATGTACGTCCGGGTGGTATTGCTGCACAGGCACGAATCATGCCGAATGATGTGATCACCCAAATTAATAACCAGACAGTACTGAATTCCAATCAGTTTGTGCAAGAGGTGTCTGAACTGAAAAAGGGTAGCATCGCGCGCGTGACCTTGATTCGTCAGGGTCAACTTGCGGTAGTCGGAATGCGTATCTCATAAGATTGCTAGATTTTCGTGAAAGACCGCTTGTAGAAGCGGTTTTTTATTTTTTGCAATTTACCCGAGCGATAAATTCGGTAGACTCTATAGCCTTAAAATCATGGAAAGGATAAGAGCACAGTGAGCGGTATTTTTGATCTTGCATTAACGGTTCAAACCAAACATATTGATGGATTGGGTCATGTGAACAATGTGATCTATGTGCAATGGATGCAGGATGTCGCATCAGCTCATATTGAAAAGCTGGGTTTGGGACTCAAGCAATATGTGGAGCTGAAACATGCCATGGTCGCGGTTGAGCATCAGGTGCAATATCGCAAGGCGGCTTTTGAAGGCGACGAGATTATTCTGCGCACCTGGCTTAATGATATCAATGCCTTGTATTCATTTAGACAATACGCATTTTATCGACCACAGGATCAGATTCTGTTGTTTACTGGAAGTACCCAATGGGCCTGTATCGAAATGGCCACCGGACGTCCCAAACGCATGTCACCGACATTTACCCAAGCATATCAGCCACTTTCAGAACATATAAATCCTTTTGATTTTTCAATTTTACATCTGGATTAATGAGACAACATTTTCCAGTTTGAGCAGTACATCTGGATAATATTGAGGAAGAAGTGGAGCTGGGGAGCTATTTTCTAATCATGGTGATCCAGATTTCATCTGACTGAGGTGTACGCGACCTAGGGAATAAAGGAAAAAATATAATTCTTTTTCTAGATCACCATTCTGCTATAATCCTTCGCAATTTCTATTCGGCTTTTGTTATGTAATATTTTTAAATTACATAGCGTGTTTTTTCTCAAGGTAACCCATGGCGCAAGCTAAAAAATCTGTTGATATTAAAAACATTCGTAACTTCTCGATTATTGCGCACATTGACCACGGTAAATCGACTCTAGCGGATCGATTTATTCAAACTTGTGGCGGCTTGCAAGATCGTGAAATGCAGGCTCAAGTCCTTGACTCAATGGAGCTTGAGCGCGAACGTGGGATTACCATTAAAGCCACTTCGGTAACCTTGTACTATACTCATCCCAACGGTCAAGAGTATCAGTTGAACTTTATTGATACGCCGGGACACGTCGACTTCTCGTATGAAGTATCACGCTCGCTTGCTGCCTGTGAAGGTGCCTTGCTGGTGGT from Acinetobacter lwoffii encodes the following:
- a CDS encoding sulfate ABC transporter substrate-binding protein; the encoded protein is MSISNTLKLGVLAAVISATSFGAAARDFLNVSYDPTRELYEDVNKNFGKYWESRTGQKINFKQSHGGSGKQARAVIDGLDADIVTLALAADIDVLAEKAKLLPADWQKKLPQNSTPYTSTIVFLVRKGNPKEIKDWGDLVKPGVAIITPNPKTSGGARWNYLAAWAWAKHQAGGNDKTAQEFVRKIYKNTKVLDSGARGSTTTFAERGIGDVLLAWENEAHLALREQPGKFEIITPSLSILAEPPVAIVEKNAKKKGNQYLAQGYLNFLYSPLGQDLAGKHYYRPRNAKVLAKYSQVFKPLKLVTVDQEFGGWNKVQKAHFENGGVFDQIVKANSAK
- a CDS encoding sulfate ABC transporter substrate-binding protein, with the protein product MSIRKLKIGVLTALVSASAFSVSAKDFLNVSYDPTRELYDNFNKEFSAYWKKTTGQDINYKQSHGGSGKQARAVIDGLDADVVTLALAADIDEIAERGLLPKDWQKKFPQNSTPYTSTIVFLVRKGNPKGIKDWGDLVKPGVDIITPNPKTSGGARWNYLAAWAWAKHQKGGNDAKAQDFVRQIYKQTKVLDSGARGATTTFAERGIGDVLLAWENEAHLAVREQPGKFEIITPSLSILAEPPVAIVEKNAKKDGNEHLAKAYLNYLYSPAGQTVAAKNFYRPRNANVLKQYSSVFKSLKLVTIDKEFGGWSKVQKQHFDNGGVFDQIVKANHAK
- the pabC gene encoding aminodeoxychorismate lyase, giving the protein MLYLKNAQHVSQIDVLDRGFHYGDGCFTTARIRHNRIELYERHLARLQISNQKLSLNANLDLIAESLQLLRESERELNGTLKIVLSRGVGQRGYSLPDHPADLWFFYYPQSVQDFKFEQIQSGILQQALGLTMPSLVGLKTLNRLEQVLLKQEADQSGWPEALVTDVQGGVVEGVSSNCFIRINNTWITPELRYNGVFGVMRAEILQRMQDQGISCQQRCIDMDEINHIQSLFFCNALSPMKIVTQFEQRTLDGDACIEIFNRLRLNQMS
- the mltG gene encoding endolytic transglycosylase MltG is translated as MSASKPKAKKKNKARFSSSFKGIALVLMGIALILALILKSSLWKEYPVEGKKQLLAIESGQTYSGFIDRLATEDQVSFPIILKLYQRIMIHDTMKAGVYEVRQGMSIRQVLEMISDADNAQMSRILVIEGTTFKQLIDALKKNDLVTKEVLHLPTEQLLKELNIPFSHPEGLFAPDTYFFAKGETDRKILTNLYQRQMKALDEAWAKRATDLPYQNKYDALIMASIIEKETSVDRELEQVSGVFVRRLKIGMRLQTDPTVIYGMGDNYNGNITRKDLRTPTPYNTYTISGLPPTPIALPSKKAIEAAMHPDNSDNLYFVATGNGGHKFTSNLNDHNKAVQEYLTILRSKNRE
- the tmk gene encoding dTMP kinase; this translates as MFISFEGTEGVGKTTLIRSIYEDFIAQGKDVILTREPGGTPMAEQIRSLLLAVNHEEAMAHDTELLLMYAARAQHLAQVILPALAAGKIVLCDRFSDASFAYQCAGRGLSETKLQLLNDHFVARMPDITFWLEAPIELGMNRARERGALDRFEQEKVTFFEKVRAGYETLWQRHPERIKRLDATQTPEQVFEQALSYLK
- a CDS encoding PaaI family thioesterase — its product is MKTTKTEIEQFLQKEFPQSLEKCRIEAVSPRGATLVYQVRSEELRPGGTVSGPTMMTLADFALYVAILGEIGLVGLAVTTNLNINFLRKPSGGTDIWGECKLIKVGKALIVGEVWIYSIDHEEPVAHVTGTYSIPPQR
- the nadB gene encoding L-aspartate oxidase, with the translated sequence MDMSNLSLTHQFDVIIVGSGGAGLSLALSLPDHFNIAVLAKSTLTDASTFYAQGGVAAVLDEMDSIEQHIDDTMIAGAQLCEMGAVKQTVEGGKPSVDFLLKHGVQFTLDEQEQLHLTREGGHSQRRIIHAADATGRAISTTLVQRAQEKQNIKIFENYIAIDLICSQKLGLDGDNRALGLYVLDENTEKVHTFLAPFTALACGGAMKAYLYTSNPDIATGDGIAMAYRAGCRVANMEFNQFHPTCLYHPQARSFLITEAMRGEGAYLRLPDGERFMLRFDERAELAPRDIVARAIDYEIKRLGIRHVWLDITHKDESFVKEHFPTLYARLLELGIDITKDMIPVVPAAHYTCGGVVVDENSQTDIAGLYAIGETSYTGLHGANRMASNSLLECFVYGMSAAKHIQENFKTDQPAPVVPVWDDSQVTNPDEDVVILQNWDELRQTMWNYVGIVRTTKRLERALHRIEMLKKEITEYYQDYQVSKNLIELRNLVLVSDMIVRCAMHRKESRGLHFTLDYPELLPELRKTVLVPPNFEVETPLVNC
- a CDS encoding Do family serine endopeptidase; the encoded protein is MKILDLKKGLFAATLTMSAAQLQAVTPVDFSNLVEQVSPAVVSVNVVKKMSEEELLQQQVPEILRRFFGNQVIIPQQRMPQEKTGYGSAFFISKDGYLLTNHHVVEEASKVTITLNDRREIDATVVGSDARTDVALLKVNGSNFPELRTGDVGRLRVGEPVLAIGSPFGFDYSASAGIVSAKMRNMMGETAVPFIQTDVALNPGNSGGPLFNQRGEVVGVNSRIFSGTGGYMGLSFSIPIDVAMEVADQLKKNGKVTRSYLGVSLQDIDRNLAESYNLPKPEGSLVTQVAPNSPAARAGLRASDVILKYNGTPISRTSELLNYLNRTAPQQQVQLEILRDDKRRSIAATLSAAPDDTPAKAGTQAQPSKGPVIGVSIRDLSPAELARLEIKGGVVIQDVRPGGIAAQARIMPNDVITQINNQTVLNSNQFVQEVSELKKGSIARVTLIRQGQLAVVGMRIS
- a CDS encoding acyl-CoA thioesterase, encoding MSGIFDLALTVQTKHIDGLGHVNNVIYVQWMQDVASAHIEKLGLGLKQYVELKHAMVAVEHQVQYRKAAFEGDEIILRTWLNDINALYSFRQYAFYRPQDQILLFTGSTQWACIEMATGRPKRMSPTFTQAYQPLSEHINPFDFSILHLD